A stretch of DNA from Cryptomeria japonica chromosome 4, Sugi_1.0, whole genome shotgun sequence:
TTGACCGGCTCACCATCACAACTACCACCATTTAAGTCATTCCATGTCAAGCGTCTCTGCATTGCATTTGGCATAACCAAACATTGCTAGATTAGCCCAATAAAGGCTTCTAATCTataatgggttgggattgggatgTCAATATAAATACTTTAAGCGGCGTTGACAAAAAATTAGTGCATACCAACAGTGGATGACACAATCTACTCTTTCGGAGCTCTAACTGGGATTTGTGGATTCCATGCTGGTTTTTCACACATTTACACAGGAATTACAAAATCTCCATTAAAGCTTCTTCAGCAAAACCAGTCAATGAAATTGCTTTTGGAAGCATGATCACAAAAGATGCTATTATTACACAAATATGTTAGAAAAAATACGGGTCAATCGCTGACTGAGAGAGCACTGACTTTCTtatacaaataaaattcattttgaAATGTGAAATATAGACTAACAAAATATCTTGCCAGAAGATACCCAGAAAGCAAATTGCGATTTGCGCTATCTTCCTGATAAAGAAAAGTATTGAAATAAGAGTGGATAAgtataattcttcaaaatataggCGGATCGCGAAGCCCCCTAAGAAGTCATAAAAATTCCCCTGAAGAGATCAATCTGATCGATTGCAGGAGGAGTAATTGTAGGGAACTCAGGTAACATTGCAATGGAACCCAGAAGAGCAGTGAATACATCTATCTCTCCAAACCCACCGAAGCCCCCACAAAAATTCGTTCGGTCATTCTCCATCTTGATTTGTGGTAGAGGAGAGTTTGGTTGCTCTTCGGTGCAAAATAATCCCATTGACAACAAATTCTCCTCCTCGTCATCAGTCAGTGCCTCATGATCAGAATGATCAACTCTCAGCATTTTCTTCGACAAATCAGGGATCTGAGGGCTAAGCGTACGGTTGAGCTTCTTTTGTGTAAACTTTTTGGATGAGCAAGAAGAATGCTTTCCAGTAAGCTCTTGGACAATGGCGCGGAAGTTAGCTGGATCAGTATTCACCATCGTTGGTGGACAAATATGCACAATTCGTATAACTGGAGTGATCTTCTGTACAGAAGAGTTGGATTTCGATATTACGTGAGAGGACTTGCATGTGCTCAAACGTCCTGATTGACCTCTTTTACCCTCCATGAATCTTGTTTGGAGGAAAGCTCTGTCGAATAATCGATTCTCTTCTCAGCTACTTAAAAGGATTGTCCATCATCCTGTCATGAAGCGAATGTCAAATTTCTACAATTTCTTATCCATACAAAGCGTAAGCGAATCTTGCAATAAACTGAGTCGTCGTACGTGCCTTGAATTTGACCGCCATGCTTACCTGTCCAACGATAATTTCACAACGGCAATATCGCGTAACTTGCAACTCTCTTTGAACTCATAGCTCAAAGTCAATTCATACTGAAgtgtaaaattttatttattaaattattagatAAAAAAGTTTAAAagagtttttttaattaaattatgtaGAAGTTTTATAAAGTCAACGTTTTAAATCACATTTCATTAGCCATTATCAAGATGAAGTAGATAACAAAGTGCAATAAAACATAATAATACAACTTAAAATTTAtacaaaacaattaaatattaacacAAATTATAGAAAAGGAAGCAAATTAGAATCCTAATTAATGAAAACAAGAAAATTGAAGTAATAATGAGCTTAAAACGTAGGAAAACAAACCTGtgacaaaaatataaacatgaaaacaGAAATAAACTCTTAATGGTTCTGAAAAGTAAGGGGTTACTAGATGACTAAAATACCAAATGAGGATCCCCATGGAAAAATATACAAGTGGAAAATTGATAAGGAATAAAAAAGGAACACAAAGGGAAGGAATCACAACCCATGACCAACTGAGGAGGACTTAGACCAAAGGATGTTTGACCAACCAAGGGCAATAAACCAAAAGAatccttttgatttatttattttaactattACAAGATAGGGGTTCTTCTCAAATATAGTAATAAAGGTGCTCATCTTAAATTATATTGTAGCTAAGATGATAAGTAATCTGATCAATTATTTTGAAAGGATCATCTTGGGAAGTCAAGAAAGTAATTAAAAATTTAGATGAGTGGACAATTTCTAGCAAGGAATAAGAATGGATGAAGAAAGaacctatacatatacatatactatacgtatatatacatatgcatatgcatatgcatatacatatagttGGATATTTTTTTAATAAGTGCCTCTTTGTTGTTAGTATACTCAATCTCAAAAACTATacaaataatatcatcaaaatttaaataGACAATAATTTAATGAATCATATGGAAAATAATGATTCACTTCATATAATTGAACATGAAAATGAAGGACATGATAGGTAGGTTCTCCAGCTAGGTGGCCACCCATATTTTTAGGGGAGGAAATAAAGTTTCTTGCACTTTAGCCAATTAAGGTCTCAAATTTGGGGAGTGTAATTACTAGACCAAGGAAGGAGAGGTTTCGTGCCATGTCAGAGACATCCTCTTAGTGACAGGAACGAaaggtttgccaaaaatgaagTTTAagattattctcaaaatcttgtctGTGGCATATATGATATGGATTGCCACTTGCAATTGGGGGATGGGTTGCCTAGTGAAGACTAACATGACGAGGTCATGTCATCATAATTTCAAAAGCTTTGTTAATAGTAAAAGTAGTAAATGCAAATATGACGTCTCCATGTACCTTTGGGATTTGGCATTAGAGGATATTTTTAGGTGCCCACACAAGAAAAATATATGATAACACTTGGAGAGAGTAGGATTATAATTATTAGTCCTTATGAAAAGGTGCaactcaaaaaaataaattaaaagacaAGGTTTTTTCAGGAAGGTAAATAAAGGTTTTGTTGGTGGCGAGCATAATATTTATTTTGTTGGTATTCCAAAAATACCCATTGTTAATTCTTCTACTTTGGTTTTGGGTCCCGCTAATGCTGTTTTAATTTTTGGGTTGAAATAGACACTACCATGGGTGGCCAAAGACTAAGGGTTGAGCCCACCTTGATTGCTTCAATCAATTAAAGCATGTAGGTTTGGGATATCTTTGATAGAGGGAGGATAAATCCATTTTTTAAAGCTATGATTGGGAGCGATGAGGATTTATCATCACAATTTATGAAAATTTAGAGAAATGGGAGAGTAGAGGTTGGAGGTGTCAAAATGGAAGTTTCAGTGGAAGTCATTGCACAATCCATAACACAATCCATAGGCTTAAATTGTGATGATGAAAAGGTTCATAGGCTGAGACAAAATGAAGATTATCAAGACTACATGGAGCTCTTTTTAGAAATGGGGGAATGCCTTAAAAGACACAAGAATGGGTTTAGTCGAGAGGATGTACCACCTCCTTGGGTCGTCATGAGATACCATCTTATTAAGTATTTTACCTTGCAAGGGATATTCACTACAATTCATGGATACCATTTCCCTCTATTGATTC
This window harbors:
- the LOC131078667 gene encoding VQ motif-containing protein 25-like; the protein is MEGKRGQSGRLSTCKSSHVISKSNSSVQKITPVIRIVHICPPTMVNTDPANFRAIVQELTGKHSSCSSKKFTQKKLNRTLSPQIPDLSKKMLRVDHSDHEALTDDEEENLLSMGLFCTEEQPNSPLPQIKMENDRTNFCGGFGGFGEIDVFTALLGSIAMLPEFPTITPPAIDQIDLFRGIFMTS